A region of the Phaseolus vulgaris cultivar G19833 chromosome 11, P. vulgaris v2.0, whole genome shotgun sequence genome:
ATCTCTAAATTATTAACTCTTTCTACTCTTAGATATTATTTCagaaatatattataaagactttatatattaacttaaattaaacatttaagTGCAAATAGATTTAATAtgctatatatataatttcaaaaactcttttaaatacATGATCAatcatataatttgttttttaaaaatctttctTATACAGACTTTGAATATAATCAATAAAGTACTGTTGTAATCGAAATCAATTTATAATCACTCAGGaaattatatttctttcttGAAATATTAAAGCACATGCATTTTCATAAAATCAGTTGTGCATTATATTTCAAAtcaatttttcaaaacacattTTATTCTTGGTttcaattgtttgttttgatttaattcattttCAATATCAAAATGAGTATAGAAAACATATAATAATCATTTGAACATATATGGAATGGAAATATTAAGTTTGGAAACTTCCCTTTGAAGGTCGTCCAACACGTATCATTGTTCGTCACATGTATGACTTTAGTATCGTCTAACACTTTGTAGAACTTTCATTGTCTATCAATTGTATATCGAGCTTGGTCCATTGAATCCTTTTGTAAAAATCGTCTATCAATTGTATATTGAGCTTGGTCCGTTGAGTTTGTTTCCATGTTTGAACATCATCTAGTAAGTTCCTTTGAGACATCATCTTTTGCTTTCATCTCATACGATGTTCTATCATCATTTGGAAAGGAAGACAAACGCCTACTGCATTCTTAATATTGTTGTTAGAAATCATAACACATCTTTATAGTTTTcttgttatcatcaaaatataCTTAAAGTCTTTTATCATGAGATCATTTAAAACTGACAAGATTGTCTTGAAtcttaacatatatatatatatatatatatataaaacatacaaattatgttttattatatttgttacaACTCTTTAATGAGCGTTTTCCCTCAAGTTAAACAAAACGACATCAAATTccttgtttagggtttagggtttagtagTTGATTTTCTCCTCAGGAAATTTGGAGTCTTTAGTAGTTGCCATTAGGGTAGGAGAATTCAGAGTGACCTTTACACTTTTGGTTGGTGAAAAAAATACACGGAGAGTATACATGGAAGAAACAAGAAAAGTTGTTTGGTtgatgttctcgccggttgacctggATCAAATTTTGGTGGTGGACTCTGTGCTGACCTTTCTTTTTTGCTATTGCTGCTTTGGGATGCTAATAATTCACAGTGAGGGGAGCTCCATCTGTTGACAAGGCTCCGaagatcaagtcagtgagagcatatgACTATGAGTATTTGAATATAGAGTAGGTGTAGTATCACCAGATTGAACTTACCTTTATTCAGGGTCTTGACGCCCTTTTATAACATTCAACAAACATAAAAACATCTTGTTAATATATCGTTTTATTTTATGGGTACAGGTAGAACATTATCtctaactatttatttttattgaattttagaGTAATATCCGTACTTAACTAATTCGGTTattctttttgttatttttactttaattatctttttaatatgGGTTGTCAACTGTTTGGGCCAACCTATCGAAATATCATTCGGCTTACCATTTATCTTGGAACAAGCTAAATATTTTCCCTGTATTGACCTGTCCAGCCAAGATAGACTTAAGTGTTCGAGTAGGACCCCGAGCACATCCGACCAGTATAGTTGAGTaaagatatttttcaaaattatgagaattattTATCTTTAAACTATTTTCACTCTCAATAGAAATTTATGagaattatatttattgaaaataaacaaaacatgAAGTTAAAAATATGTCTCATggaatattaaaagaaaaaggcTTGAAAAAAATATGccataatttgaaaataaaggagttaaatataattttctgttttatgtttttcttgtgTTATCGGCTATCGCTAATATCATTATCAGGCTTATCAAATCATCATTACCCTTTTCAAAGATGAGGTGTTAAACCCCAGTTCTCTCTTTTCAGCCGTTCAAAACTTTGAATCCACGTGTCACTAAAAGGTTTGCTGAAATGGAGATGTCTATTTCCCTCACAAATGGAGAGGATCTGGACTCCAAAAAATGTGTTGCCCCCCTCCCCACACCTTAGGGTTCTtcgtttcttcttcttctccttctaaCACAACAAGAGGcccttagaaaaaaaaaatcacattccCCAAAACGCCCTTCGCGCAACGCATGGCGAAAACGAGGCCAGGCAGAAAGGACTTGGACTCGTACACCATAAGAGGAACCAACAAGATCGTCCGAGGTAACACACACAACGACGACCCTTTGCGTTTTTCTCCTTCAAAACGGTTCCTTTCCTCGTTTTCGTGGCTGCCCATCATGTTTTTTTGAGGCGGGGTTGTCGTTAACAGCGTTTGGTTCTTTGGTGCTGCAGCTGGTGATTGCGTTCTGATGCGGCCCTCCGACACGTCCAAGCCCCCTTACGTGGCGCGCGTGGAGAAGATCGAGCAGGACAACAGGAACAACGTGAAGGTGCGTGTCAGGTGGTACTACAGACCCGAAGAGTCCATTGGGGGTCGCAGACAGTTCCATGGTGCCAAAGAACTTTTTCTCTCCGACCACTATGATGTGCAGAGTGCGCACACCATTGAAGGCAAGTGCGTAGTGCACTCTTTCAAGAACTACACTAAGCTAGAGAATGTGGGTGCTGAGGATTACTATTGTAGATTTGAGTACAAGGCCGCAACTGGGGCTTTCACTCCTGACCGTGTTGCTGTGTGAGTTTCCTCTCAAATACGTTCTTTCTCCTTCAAAGTATCTCCAAACTCCGGTTTTAGTCCCCTCGGATAATTTAATATGTTTTGGGTCTTTTAGTACTTTGCTTTTACTCTTTTTATAacaatttaatttgttattatcCTTATATTTTAACGAAAATACATGTTTTTAGTGATTGCTTTTactttctataaaaaaattatcattgttTTAGTCTTTTCTGTTAACTT
Encoded here:
- the LOC137825467 gene encoding chromatin remodeling protein EBS isoform X1, producing the protein MAKTRPGRKDLDSYTIRGTNKIVRAGDCVLMRPSDTSKPPYVARVEKIEQDNRNNVKVRVRWYYRPEESIGGRRQFHGAKELFLSDHYDVQSAHTIEGKCVVHSFKNYTKLENVGAEDYYCRFEYKAATGAFTPDRVAVYCKCEMPYNPDDLMVQCEGCKDWYHPACVGMTIEEAKKLDHFVCSECSSDDDMKKPQATFSASPGADGKVDSKRRKR
- the LOC137825467 gene encoding chromatin remodeling protein EBS isoform X2; protein product: MAKTRPGRKDLDSYTIRGTNKIVRAGDCVLMRPSDTSKPPYVARVEKIEQDNRNNVKVRVRWYYRPEESIGGRRQFHGAKELFLSDHYDVQSAHTIEGKCVVHSFKNYTKLENVGAEDYYCRFEYKAATGAFTPDRVAVYCKCEMPYNPDDLMVQCEGCKDWYHPACVGMTIEEAKKLDHFVCSECSSDDDMKKPQATFSASPGADGKF